Proteins co-encoded in one Burkholderia ambifaria AMMD genomic window:
- the gatC gene encoding Asp-tRNA(Asn)/Glu-tRNA(Gln) amidotransferase subunit GatC yields MALTLTDVKRIAHLARLEMADADAEHMLGQLNEFFGLVEQMQAVDTAGIAPLAHPIEQIQEVAQRLRDDAVTEVVNRDDNQRPAPAVQDGLYLVPKVIE; encoded by the coding sequence ATGGCCCTGACCCTGACCGATGTGAAACGCATCGCGCACCTGGCGCGACTCGAAATGGCCGACGCCGACGCCGAGCACATGCTCGGCCAGCTCAATGAATTCTTCGGCCTCGTCGAACAGATGCAGGCGGTCGACACCGCCGGCATCGCGCCGCTCGCCCACCCGATCGAACAGATCCAGGAAGTCGCGCAGCGCCTGCGCGACGACGCCGTGACGGAAGTCGTCAATCGCGACGACAACCAGCGCCCGGCGCCGGCCGTCCAGGACGGCCTCTACCTCGTGCCGAAGGTGATCGAGTAA